From Aegilops tauschii subsp. strangulata cultivar AL8/78 chromosome 5, Aet v6.0, whole genome shotgun sequence:
GTCATGGAGTGCCTCGGGCCGTCCCTGCACCACGTCCTCCGCGATCGCATGGCCCGCACCGGCCGGCCGTTCCCGGAGGCCAACGTGCGCCTCATAATGAGGCAGCTGCTGTCCGGCGCGGAGGAGCTGCACAAGAACCTCATCATCCACCGCGACATCAAGCTCAAGAACATCCTCGTGGCCGTCGACGGCGCCGTGAAGATCGGCGACTACGGCTCGGCACTGTCAATCGCGGGGCAGAACGCCGACGACGATTACTGGGCCGCCGGAACGAGGAAGTACTGCGCGCCGGAGATGCTGCTGGAGAAACCGGGCTACGACACGCTCGTCGACACGTGGTCCCTCGGCTGCGTGATGGCGGAGCTCCTCACCGGGGAGGCGCTGTTCAAAGGGCGCTGCGACTCCGACCAGCTGCAGATGATCTACGACGTGTTTGGCGTGCCGGGGAAGAGGGAGTGGAAGCCATACGAGTCGTCGTTCGTGGCTGACAAGGTGCCGGTGTGGCGGCGAGAGCAGGCGCAGCAGCGCCGGCGAGGACAGTGGAACGGCAACCGGCTGCGCGAGCTGTTCCCGGAGGAGCTTCTGTCCAAGGAAGGGTTCCAGGTTCTCAAGGGGCTTCTGGCGTGCAATCCCAGCAAGCGGTTGgcggccgccgccgcgctcaAACTTCCGTGGTTCGCTCACAATGACGATGCTCCGGTGGGATTATAGCAGGTCACCGTGGGACACTGACCTAGGGTCCTGTAACCATAATTCTTAGTAGGCTACATGTAAACCATAGTTGTATGCGGAGAGGTGAGGTGCCTGTGCCTACAGCGACCACCCCCTCTTGTATGGGGCTCACCATTTGTGAGTTGCATGGGAGCTTGTGCTAATTACTACTTGTTTCCTAGTGGCAGGAGTAGCTTAGAACCTGGGAGCAGCTGTAATGTATGATCTCTCGTGAGATTTATAAGACTACACATTGTTCATCCTTTGACCCACAAAGGACTGGTACTTTGCCTACAATCCACTTTCATACtctgatggagttgttggcctttAAGGTCTCAAGTTACATCTAATGCTTGGTTTTAAGGCTGCTCTTGTAAATAAGGCTGCTCGTCTCTTACCACTGCCAGTATCTCCTAGAATTTGCCAATATATCCAGAAACTGACAGTGTGAGTTGTTTAACTGAATGAAACTTTTCCAATTCTGCAAACCTGACACATAACAGCCTACATAACTGATCCCATGGTTTGT
This genomic window contains:
- the LOC109762811 gene encoding putative cyclin-dependent kinase F-2 codes for the protein MAVADERRATAGKKPTIASRVASICAMIDEHVATETPMSASRVAAVYSMIADVANAAAEARKIGSRRRKPCQGITRRYEYEELRSLGDGSTADVTKARHHATGHTVALKTIREDCCSGAGYILREACFMAACHGHPALLRLHGLARDPDTGVYSLVMECLGPSLHHVLRDRMARTGRPFPEANVRLIMRQLLSGAEELHKNLIIHRDIKLKNILVAVDGAVKIGDYGSALSIAGQNADDDYWAAGTRKYCAPEMLLEKPGYDTLVDTWSLGCVMAELLTGEALFKGRCDSDQLQMIYDVFGVPGKREWKPYESSFVADKVPVWRREQAQQRRRGQWNGNRLRELFPEELLSKEGFQVLKGLLACNPSKRLAAAAALKLPWFAHNDDAPVGL